The following proteins come from a genomic window of Aspergillus luchuensis IFO 4308 DNA, chromosome 3, nearly complete sequence:
- a CDS encoding uncharacterized protein (COG:E;~EggNog:ENOG410PJ5E;~InterPro:IPR007867,IPR012132,IPR000172,IPR036188;~antiSMASH:Cluster_3.10;~go_function: GO:0016614 - oxidoreductase activity, acting on CH-OH group of donors [Evidence IEA];~go_function: GO:0050660 - flavin adenine dinucleotide binding [Evidence IEA];~go_process: GO:0055114 - oxidation-reduction process [Evidence IEA]) has translation MVSGVGPEKQLQELNITPVLKNDAVGQNMHDHIVFAVAYRVKTPTSSILLDDEKRWHEEDLFKENVTGMMTNPGPDFGGIVDIPSDLRNFSLSTKADLGSLPKDWPELIVVSFPLGHDYPDDGYNYASLMGVPMTSMSVGNITLNSTKMSDKPVVHPHWLTSTTDLEVSIASLKYMRRIFENPAMEPIIIGDEFAPGPEAATWAEVEHALKNSFLMFAEKITDNIINDQKSGKKKGHDELRTDL, from the exons ATGGTCTCAGGTGTTGGGCCAGAGAAACAATTGCAAGAGTTGAACATTACTCCAGTTCTGAAAAATGATGCGGTGGGCCAGAACATGCACGATCACATTGTCTTCGCAGTCGCATATCGGGTGAAAACGCCAACCAGCTCAATTctgttggatgatgagaaacgctggcatgaagaagatctgTTCAAAGAGAACGTCACCGGCATGATGACCAATCCTGGTCCCGACTTTGGTGGAATTGTGGATATTCCCAGCGATCTGCGAAACTTCTCGCTGTCGACCAAAGCAG ACCTGGGTTCCTTGCCCAAGGACTGGCCCGAACTTATTGTCGTTTCCTTCCCGCTGGGCCATGACTACCCCGACGATGGCTACAACTACGCCTCCCTGATGGGCGTTCCTATGACTTCCATGTCAGTGGGTAATATCACTCTCAACTCCACCAAAATGAGCGACAAGCCCGTTGTGCACCCGCACTGGCTTACCAGCACGACCGATCTGGAAGTGTCGATTGCATCGCTCAAATACATGCGTCGGATCTTTGAAAACCCAGCCATGgagcccatcatcatcggcgatGAGTTTGCTCCGGGCCCTGAAGCCGCCACCTGGGCTGAAGTTGAGCATGCTTTGAAGAACAGCTTCC TCATGTTCGCTGAAAAGATTACcgataacatcatcaacgaCCAGAAGagcggaaagaagaagggccacGATGAGCTCCGTACGGACTTGTAG
- a CDS encoding uncharacterized protein (COG:E;~EggNog:ENOG410PJ5E;~InterPro:IPR012132,IPR000172,IPR036188;~PFAM:PF00732;~SECRETED:SignalP(1-20);~antiSMASH:Cluster_3.10;~go_function: GO:0016614 - oxidoreductase activity, acting on CH-OH group of donors [Evidence IEA];~go_function: GO:0050660 - flavin adenine dinucleotide binding [Evidence IEA];~go_process: GO:0055114 - oxidation-reduction process [Evidence IEA]) yields the protein MRSHLQSAVLFSLCLSPAVATPYIYHRRPVLQEYLGPEADENPPQPTEPYDYVVVGGGVTGLIAAGRLAEHYNVAVVERGGYYEERTGNLSQVPGYTELFDNSNTPPRDDVEHWWEIPGTPETNNRALNFTGGKMTGGSHAFSYFGYLRPTYGAMQKWADEVGDQSWTYPNTEEYFDKSIKFTPPNSTTRLANATPEYDPSLKGTGPLEITYPRWVHPFSTWLAKAFDALGVKHTLSYANGELLGSSWILDTINSTDGTRSTSWTAYVKNAPPPKKKLDIFTYTLAEKIQFDGTKATGVVVTREIPNKSGGPRSIEQFTIETKNE from the exons ATGCGGTCTCATCTGCAGTCTGCCGTCCTTTTCTCACTCTGCCTCAGTCCGGCGGTGGCCACCCCGTATATCTACCATCGCCGGCCGGTCTTGCAGGAGTACCTGGGCCCCGAGGCGGATGAAAACCCACCCCAGCCGACGGAGCCATATGACTACGTGGTAGTCGGCGGCGGAGTAACTGGCCTCATCGCAGCCGGCCGCCTGGCTGAGCATTACAATGTGGCTGTAGTTGAGCGGGGCGGATATTATGAGGAGAGGACAGGCAACCTGAGTCAAGTTCCGGGATACACAGAACTCTttgacaacagcaacactCCTCCCCGCGATGATGTGGAACATTGGTGGGAGATTCCCGGGACGCCG GAAACCAATAACCGCGCCTTGAACTTCACTGGTGGAAAGATG ACTGGTGGCAGTCATGCCTTCTCCTATTTTGGTTACCTGCGTCCAACCTACGGAGCCATGCAAAAATGGGCCGATGAGGTTGGGGATCAGTCCTGGACCTACCCCAACACAGAGGAATATTTCGACAAGTCCATCAAGTTTACTCCTCCTAATTCCACTACGCGCTTGGCCAATGCTACACCCGAGTATGATCCCAGCCTCAAGGGCACTGGGCCTCTGGAGATTACCTACCCGCGCTGGGTGCACCCCTTCAGCACTTGGTTGGCCAAGGCCTTTGATGCTCTGGGGGTCAAGCATACCCTGAGTTATGCCAATGGCGAGCTTCTTGGCTCCAGCTGGATCCTagacaccatcaacagcaCCGACGGCACCCGGAGCACCTCTTGGACAGCCTACGTCAAGAATGCCCCGccgccaaagaagaagctcgataTCTTCACCTACACCCTCGCGGAAAAGATCCAGTTCGATGGGACCAAGGCCACGGGAGTGGTCGTCACCCGCGAAATTCCCAACAAGTCCGGTGGTCCCCGGTCAATTGAGCAATTCACCATCGAGACGAAGAACGAATAG